The genomic DNA CCGCCTCCATTGGATCTTCGCCCTTCTCCAGCTTGCCAGCCGGTATTTCCACCTCACATCGGCCCATCGCCTGTCTGTACTGATCCACGACCAGCATTTTACCCTCATTCAACGCCAGCACGGCCACCGCCCCCGGATGCTTCACGATTTCACGCTTACCCGTGGAGCCGTCGGGAAGCTCTACCGTATCCACCTGCAATGAAATCACTTTTCCTTCAAAAATAGGCTGCGTGGATACCGTTTTTTCCTCCAGCGCAGGATTGGAATACGGCTTGTGAACTGGGTTGCTCACCCGTTTATTCACTGGATCGTTCTTTTGGTTGTTCATCAGC from Paenibacillus sp. FSL R10-2782 includes the following:
- a CDS encoding NUDIX hydrolase; the encoded protein is MNNQKNDPVNKRVSNPVHKPYSNPALEEKTVSTQPIFEGKVISLQVDTVELPDGSTGKREIVKHPGAVAVLALNEGKMLVVDQYRQAMGRCEVEIPAGKLEKGEDPMEAAGRELREETGYTAKSLKLLHSFYTSPGFADEIIHLYVAEELELGEMEPDEDEFLELFEVTLEEAQSLIREGRISDAKTILAVYAWQLHQHTGSF